A DNA window from Aestuariispira ectoiniformans contains the following coding sequences:
- a CDS encoding alanine/glycine:cation symporter family protein, whose translation METIESIFGLIGDLTWGWALIPLLVVFGLFITVLTGFVQFEYFTRMFRVLSGKNQTGDPNAVSAREALLLSVGGRVGGGNIAGVAVAITLGGPGAVFWMWAIALVGMATSLVECSLAQLFKRREDDGQFRGGPAQSIVYGLGANFKWLAVLYAVCLITAFALGFNAFQGNTVAGAVKDSLGIDRLYTGIFLALLSGFIVFGGIRRIAKAADVVVPVMALGYIGMALVVIVMNIDAIPSVLSTIFNNAFGLEEAVGGGMGAALAQGLRRGLFSNEAGLGSAPNVAATADVRHPISQGITQSFSVFIDTMLVCSCTAFVILLGDVYTPGAEGVDGIALTQQSLVSHLGDWTQYFLSFMILLFAFSSIIYNYYLGENALTEITHSKVAQLILRLVVIGIVFAGATAPGATAVFFFSDPMMGILAVVNLVVIMMLLPTCLRILSDFRRQLKAGVDRPVLNPDDFPDLDLCRSAWTGAAPGAASEETAEGAKQQA comes from the coding sequence TTGGAGACTATTGAAAGCATTTTTGGCCTGATTGGCGATTTGACCTGGGGGTGGGCGCTGATCCCGCTGCTGGTTGTCTTTGGTCTGTTCATCACCGTTCTCACGGGTTTCGTTCAGTTTGAATATTTCACCCGGATGTTCCGTGTCCTTTCGGGCAAAAACCAGACAGGCGATCCCAACGCAGTGTCCGCCCGTGAGGCGCTGCTCCTGTCTGTTGGCGGGCGCGTTGGCGGTGGCAATATTGCCGGTGTTGCCGTTGCCATCACGCTGGGCGGCCCCGGTGCTGTCTTCTGGATGTGGGCGATTGCACTTGTCGGCATGGCGACCAGTCTGGTCGAATGTTCCCTGGCACAGCTATTCAAGCGCCGGGAAGACGACGGCCAGTTCCGTGGTGGCCCGGCCCAGTCCATCGTCTATGGCCTGGGGGCGAATTTCAAATGGCTGGCGGTTCTTTATGCCGTCTGCCTGATTACCGCCTTCGCCCTTGGTTTTAATGCTTTCCAGGGCAATACGGTTGCCGGTGCGGTCAAGGACAGCCTGGGTATCGACCGGCTTTATACCGGTATCTTCCTGGCTCTGCTGTCCGGTTTCATCGTTTTCGGCGGTATCCGCCGTATCGCCAAGGCCGCCGACGTCGTCGTGCCGGTGATGGCACTGGGTTATATCGGCATGGCACTGGTTGTCATCGTGATGAATATCGACGCGATCCCGTCTGTGCTGAGCACGATTTTCAATAACGCCTTCGGTCTGGAAGAGGCCGTTGGCGGCGGTATGGGGGCTGCTTTGGCACAGGGCCTGCGCCGTGGCCTTTTCTCCAACGAAGCCGGTCTGGGGTCTGCCCCGAACGTGGCGGCAACCGCCGATGTGCGCCACCCGATCAGCCAGGGCATCACACAGTCCTTCTCTGTCTTCATCGATACCATGCTGGTCTGCAGCTGTACGGCTTTTGTGATTCTACTGGGCGACGTCTATACGCCGGGTGCGGAAGGTGTCGACGGCATCGCATTGACGCAGCAGTCGCTGGTCTCCCATCTGGGCGATTGGACGCAGTATTTCCTGTCCTTCATGATCCTGCTCTTTGCCTTCAGTTCGATCATCTACAACTACTATCTGGGTGAAAACGCACTGACCGAAATCACCCACAGCAAAGTGGCGCAGCTTATCCTGCGTCTCGTTGTCATCGGGATTGTCTTTGCCGGTGCTACCGCGCCGGGGGCAACCGCGGTCTTCTTCTTCTCCGATCCGATGATGGGTATTCTGGCGGTCGTGAACCTGGTGGTGATCATGATGCTGTTGCCGACCTGCCTTCGCATTCTGAGCGACTTCCGGCGTCAGTTGAAGGCCGGTGTTGACCGTCCGGTCCTGAACCCGGATGACTTCCCGGACCTGGATCTATGCCGCAGCGCCTGGACCGGTGCGGCCCCGGGGGCTGCCTCGGAAGAAACTGCGGAAGGGGCCAAACAGCAGGCCTGA
- a CDS encoding GFA family protein, with amino-acid sequence MKGHCTCGECTYELTDRPLFVHCCHCRWCQRETGAAFALNALIESSKVRLLSGTPVGVDTPSESGKGQTIYRCPTCQVALWSVYSGSGPTFNFIRVGTLENPDACPPDIHIFTESKQPWVILPEDVPAMTEYYQRSKYWPQESLDRRAAALVEH; translated from the coding sequence ATGAAAGGCCATTGCACCTGTGGGGAATGCACTTACGAACTGACCGATAGGCCGCTTTTTGTGCATTGTTGTCACTGTCGCTGGTGTCAGCGCGAGACGGGGGCGGCCTTTGCGCTGAACGCCCTCATCGAATCGAGCAAGGTCAGGCTTTTATCCGGTACGCCGGTTGGGGTTGATACGCCCAGCGAAAGCGGGAAGGGACAGACCATCTATCGCTGTCCGACCTGTCAGGTGGCGCTGTGGAGTGTTTATTCCGGGTCGGGGCCGACATTCAATTTCATCCGGGTCGGGACGCTTGAAAACCCGGATGCCTGCCCGCCGGATATTCATATTTTTACCGAAAGCAAACAGCCCTGGGTCATCCTGCCTGAGGATGTTCCGGCCATGACCGAATATTACCAGCGATCCAAATACTGGCCGCAGGAAAGCCTGGACCGCCGGGCGGCGGCGCTGGTCGAACATTAG
- the hydA gene encoding dihydropyrimidinase has translation MSLLIKGGTVVTADDEFRADVYCENGKIVAVGENLDVPGGAEVVDAGGQYVMPGGIDPHTHMQLPFMGTVASEDFYSGTAAAMAGGTTMIIDFVIPSPQQRLMEAYETWRGWAQKASADYSFHVAVTWWDETVHEDMGTLVRDHGVNSFKHFMAYKNAIMADDEILYNSFSRALELGAIPTVHAENGELVFQLQKKLIAEGITGPEGHPLSRPPEAEGEAANRAIRLAQVIGTPLYVVHVSAIQALEEITRARGEGYRVFGEVLAGHLMIDDSVYRHEDWDVAAAHVMSPPFRAKEHQAALWKGLQSGNLQTTATDHCCFCADQKAMGRDDFSKIPNGTGGVEDRMAVLWSQGVGKGRLTPSEFVAVTSANAAKIFNIYPRKGSVAVGADADIVVWDPAATKTISAKTHHQKVDYNIFEGMEVTGLPSHTISQGKVTYKEGDLRAVEGAGNYVNRPNFAPYYAAMEKRNELNKPTAVKRG, from the coding sequence ATGTCTTTGTTGATCAAAGGTGGAACCGTCGTTACGGCGGATGACGAATTTCGGGCAGATGTATACTGCGAAAACGGCAAGATCGTTGCCGTGGGTGAGAACCTGGACGTACCGGGCGGCGCCGAAGTGGTCGATGCCGGCGGTCAATATGTCATGCCCGGCGGGATCGACCCGCATACCCATATGCAACTGCCCTTCATGGGCACGGTTGCATCGGAAGATTTCTATTCCGGCACGGCGGCAGCCATGGCGGGCGGCACGACGATGATCATCGATTTCGTGATCCCCAGCCCCCAGCAGCGCCTGATGGAGGCCTATGAGACCTGGCGCGGCTGGGCCCAGAAAGCCTCTGCCGACTATAGTTTCCATGTGGCTGTGACCTGGTGGGACGAAACCGTCCATGAAGACATGGGCACGTTGGTACGTGATCACGGCGTCAACAGCTTCAAGCATTTCATGGCCTATAAAAATGCCATCATGGCCGACGACGAGATTCTCTATAACAGCTTCAGCCGCGCGCTGGAGCTGGGCGCGATCCCGACGGTTCATGCGGAAAACGGCGAACTGGTCTTCCAGCTTCAGAAAAAGCTGATCGCCGAAGGCATCACCGGGCCGGAAGGCCATCCGCTGTCCCGTCCGCCGGAGGCCGAAGGCGAGGCCGCCAACCGTGCCATCCGCCTGGCACAGGTTATCGGTACGCCGCTTTATGTGGTGCATGTCTCTGCCATTCAGGCGCTGGAGGAAATCACGCGGGCGCGGGGCGAAGGCTATCGCGTCTTTGGTGAGGTGCTGGCGGGCCATCTGATGATCGACGACAGCGTCTATCGCCATGAGGATTGGGATGTGGCCGCCGCCCATGTAATGTCGCCTCCGTTCCGGGCGAAAGAACATCAGGCGGCGCTCTGGAAGGGGCTGCAATCCGGCAACCTGCAGACGACGGCAACGGATCATTGCTGCTTCTGTGCGGACCAAAAGGCCATGGGCCGTGACGATTTCTCCAAAATCCCGAACGGCACCGGTGGGGTGGAAGACCGCATGGCAGTGCTGTGGTCGCAAGGCGTGGGCAAGGGCCGCCTGACGCCCAGCGAATTCGTCGCCGTTACCTCTGCCAACGCGGCCAAGATTTTCAACATCTATCCGCGCAAGGGTTCTGTTGCGGTGGGCGCGGACGCCGATATCGTGGTCTGGGACCCGGCGGCTACCAAGACCATTTCAGCCAAAACCCATCACCAGAAGGTGGATTACAACATCTTCGAAGGCATGGAGGTCACCGGCCTGCCGTCCCACACCATCAGCCAGGGCAAGGTCACCTATAAGGAAGGCGACCTGCGTGCGGTGGAAGGGGCTGGCAACTATGTGAACCGCCCGAATTTCGCGCCCTATTATGCCGCGATGGAAAAACGCAATGAACTGAACAAGCCGACCGCCGTCAAACGCGGTTAG
- a CDS encoding NCS1 family nucleobase:cation symporter-1 produces the protein MTDNATTASEGTVLDEFGVAHTKLSGVDADLWNEDQAPTTRETRTWDWKAIAALWVGMVVCVPTYLLASYLIGAGMSWGEAVSTILLANIIVLIPMVLVGHAGAKYGIPFPVLLRASFGPVGAKIPAVARGVVACGWFGIQTWVGGSAIYVILNTLTGGALAADPLPILGINLAQFVCFLVFWAIHIYFIRNGTESIRWLETYAAPFLLLMGLALLAWAYFKAGGFGEMLSTPSQFDKGQPKEGQFWSVFWPSLTGMIGYWATLALNIPDFTRYAKSQKDQFVGQAVGLPIPMALFAFIASAVTSATVVIFGEAIWDPIALTEKMGGFTIIIALFALIVATLTTNLAANVVAPAHGFSNLAPSAINLRKGGYITAGIGLVMFPWILVNHIVGWLIAYSALLGPIAGVMLADYYLLRKQNLKVEDLFRHNGIYSGSNGWNWAGILALIIGILPNLPGFLNAVGVTDSVSPFFATIYTYAWFVGLFVAGAAYLLLSMGKKKA, from the coding sequence GTGACTGACAATGCAACCACGGCGTCGGAAGGGACCGTCTTGGACGAGTTCGGCGTCGCGCATACAAAACTATCGGGGGTCGACGCGGACCTGTGGAACGAAGACCAGGCCCCAACCACCCGCGAGACGCGGACATGGGACTGGAAGGCCATTGCCGCCCTTTGGGTTGGCATGGTGGTCTGCGTTCCGACCTATCTGCTGGCCTCTTATCTGATCGGGGCGGGCATGTCCTGGGGTGAGGCGGTAAGCACCATTCTACTGGCCAATATCATCGTGTTGATCCCGATGGTCCTCGTGGGCCATGCCGGGGCGAAATACGGCATCCCGTTCCCGGTGCTGCTGCGGGCGTCTTTTGGCCCGGTGGGCGCGAAAATCCCGGCGGTTGCCCGTGGCGTCGTCGCCTGTGGCTGGTTCGGTATCCAGACCTGGGTCGGTGGTTCGGCGATCTATGTGATCCTGAATACGCTGACCGGCGGGGCGCTGGCGGCTGATCCGCTGCCGATCCTGGGCATCAACCTGGCGCAATTCGTCTGCTTCCTGGTGTTCTGGGCGATCCATATCTACTTCATCCGCAACGGCACGGAATCCATCCGCTGGCTGGAAACCTATGCCGCGCCCTTCCTTCTGCTGATGGGGCTGGCGCTGTTGGCCTGGGCCTATTTCAAGGCAGGTGGTTTTGGTGAGATGCTCTCCACGCCCAGCCAGTTTGACAAAGGTCAGCCGAAAGAAGGCCAGTTCTGGTCCGTCTTCTGGCCCAGCCTGACCGGCATGATCGGCTATTGGGCGACATTGGCGCTGAATATTCCGGACTTCACCCGTTACGCCAAAAGCCAGAAAGACCAGTTTGTCGGCCAGGCGGTCGGCCTGCCGATCCCGATGGCGCTGTTTGCCTTCATCGCATCCGCGGTGACCTCTGCAACCGTCGTGATCTTCGGCGAGGCGATCTGGGACCCGATTGCCCTGACCGAGAAGATGGGCGGGTTTACCATCATCATCGCGCTGTTTGCCCTGATCGTGGCGACGCTGACCACCAACCTGGCGGCCAACGTTGTCGCCCCGGCGCACGGGTTCTCCAACCTCGCACCCAGCGCCATCAACCTGCGTAAGGGCGGCTATATCACGGCGGGCATCGGTCTGGTGATGTTCCCCTGGATCCTGGTGAACCATATCGTCGGCTGGCTGATTGCCTATTCCGCGCTGCTGGGCCCGATCGCGGGTGTCATGCTGGCGGATTACTATCTGCTCAGGAAACAGAACCTGAAGGTGGAAGACCTGTTCCGGCATAACGGCATTTACAGCGGTTCCAATGGCTGGAACTGGGCTGGCATCCTGGCTTTGATCATCGGTATCCTGCCGAACCTGCCGGGCTTCCTGAATGCCGTTGGCGTGACGGACAGCGTCTCACCCTTCTTTGCGACGATCTACACCTATGCGTGGTTCGTCGGACTGTTCGTGGCGGGTGCGGCTTATCTGCTGCTCTCCATGGGCAAGAAGAAAGCCTAA
- a CDS encoding nitrilase-related carbon-nitrogen hydrolase, with translation MTNQSNLLRGGLIQMALKASTDESPEKIREVMNEAHIPLIEEAGKKGVQVLCLQEVFNQPYFCPSQDAKWYAAAEAIPDGPTTRLMQELAKKHKMVIVVPIYEEDITGVYYNTAAVIDADGSYLGKYRKTHIPQVAGFWEKFFFKPGASDWPVFDTQYCKLGVYICYDRHFPEGWRALALNGAEYIVNPSATVAGLSEYLWKLEQPASAAANGCYIGAINRVGTEAPWNIGEFYGQSYFVNPRGQIEAEASRDQDELIVHDMDMNMVREVRNNWQFFRDRRPSTYGRLVEGN, from the coding sequence ATGACTAATCAGAGCAATCTTTTGCGTGGTGGTCTGATCCAGATGGCGCTGAAAGCCTCCACCGATGAAAGCCCGGAGAAAATCCGGGAGGTGATGAATGAGGCCCATATTCCGCTGATCGAAGAGGCGGGGAAAAAGGGCGTGCAGGTGCTGTGCCTGCAGGAGGTTTTCAACCAGCCGTATTTCTGCCCCAGCCAGGATGCCAAATGGTATGCGGCGGCGGAAGCCATCCCCGATGGGCCGACGACGCGCCTGATGCAGGAACTGGCCAAGAAGCACAAGATGGTCATTGTCGTGCCGATCTACGAGGAAGACATCACCGGTGTTTATTACAACACGGCGGCGGTCATTGATGCGGACGGCTCCTATCTCGGCAAATACCGCAAGACCCATATCCCGCAGGTAGCGGGGTTCTGGGAGAAATTTTTCTTCAAGCCCGGTGCATCGGACTGGCCGGTCTTTGACACGCAATATTGCAAGCTGGGCGTCTATATTTGTTACGACCGCCATTTCCCGGAAGGCTGGCGCGCACTGGCGCTCAACGGGGCGGAATATATCGTAAACCCGTCGGCAACCGTCGCGGGCCTGTCCGAATATCTCTGGAAGCTGGAACAGCCCGCATCCGCCGCGGCCAATGGCTGTTACATCGGCGCGATCAACCGTGTCGGCACAGAGGCCCCCTGGAATATCGGGGAATTCTACGGCCAGAGCTATTTCGTGAACCCGCGCGGACAGATCGAGGCGGAAGCCAGCCGTGATCAGGACGAGCTGATCGTCCACGATATGGACATGAACATGGTGCGCGAGGTGCGCAACAACTGGCAGTTCTTCCGGGACCGCCGGCCCAGCACCTATGGCCGCCTTGTGGAAGGAAACTAA
- a CDS encoding TetR/AcrR family transcriptional regulator yields the protein MSRIENGRHKATIRQENEEVILRAAEELFAEFGLKGATTDKIAKRANMPKANVHYYFSTKQNLYKRLIEDVCDQWLEAAMVFDREDEPAKALRGYIEAKMDQARNRPFGSKVWASEILGGAKFTRDYISTQVKDWLESREKVINRWIEEGKIDPIDPMTLMFMIWATSQHFADFQAQIDILNNDQPLSDDQFQRTKETVVQIILKGIGC from the coding sequence GTGAGTCGCATTGAAAACGGTCGCCACAAGGCAACAATCCGTCAGGAAAATGAAGAAGTCATCCTGCGCGCCGCTGAAGAGCTTTTCGCGGAATTCGGCCTGAAAGGCGCGACAACGGACAAGATCGCCAAACGGGCCAACATGCCCAAGGCCAATGTGCATTACTATTTCTCGACCAAGCAGAACCTTTACAAGCGCCTGATCGAGGACGTCTGCGACCAGTGGCTGGAAGCCGCAATGGTCTTCGACCGCGAAGACGAACCCGCCAAGGCCCTGCGTGGCTATATCGAGGCCAAGATGGACCAGGCCCGCAACCGCCCCTTCGGCTCCAAGGTCTGGGCCAGCGAAATCCTGGGCGGCGCGAAATTCACCCGCGACTATATCTCCACCCAGGTGAAAGACTGGCTGGAAAGCCGCGAGAAGGTCATCAATCGCTGGATCGAAGAAGGCAAGATCGACCCGATCGACCCCATGACCCTGATGTTCATGATCTGGGCCACCAGCCAGCATTTCGCCGACTTCCAGGCCCAGATCGACATCCTCAACAACGACCAGCCGCTCAGCGACGACCAATTCCAGCGTACCAAGGAAACCGTGGTGCAGATTATCTTGAAGGGGATTGGCTGCTAG
- a CDS encoding pirin family protein, with amino-acid sequence MKNIIGVFEAPAHHWVGDGFPVRSLFSYDRLHKALSPFLLLDYAGPIDFKPASRPRGVSQHPHRGFETVTIVYDGEVAHRDSTGQGGVIGPGDVQWMTAGAGILHEEFHSEAFTKSGGRLEMVQLWVNLPAEHKMTAPGYQAILSGEIPVVPLPDEAGEVRVIAGDYDGQKGPARTFTPMQVWDMRLKADSTSRITLPKSWGAAIIVLQGTIQVNDQQIAREAQMVLLGDEGEEVVIESNNDAKLLLLSGEPIDEPVVGHGPFVMNSRDEIMQAIQDFNSGNFGQMPA; translated from the coding sequence ATGAAGAATATTATCGGCGTGTTTGAAGCCCCCGCCCATCATTGGGTTGGCGATGGCTTTCCCGTGCGATCCTTGTTCAGCTATGACCGCCTGCACAAGGCCCTGTCGCCCTTTCTGTTGCTGGACTATGCCGGTCCGATCGATTTCAAACCGGCCAGCCGCCCGCGCGGCGTGAGCCAGCATCCCCATCGCGGGTTCGAGACGGTCACCATCGTCTATGACGGTGAGGTCGCCCACCGCGATTCCACCGGCCAGGGCGGCGTGATCGGCCCCGGCGATGTGCAGTGGATGACGGCGGGCGCCGGTATCCTGCATGAGGAATTCCACTCCGAGGCCTTCACCAAGAGCGGCGGCCGGCTTGAGATGGTACAGCTTTGGGTGAACCTGCCCGCGGAACACAAGATGACCGCGCCCGGCTATCAGGCGATCCTGTCCGGGGAAATCCCCGTCGTCCCCCTGCCCGACGAGGCGGGCGAGGTCCGTGTGATCGCGGGCGACTATGACGGCCAAAAAGGCCCTGCCCGAACCTTCACGCCAATGCAGGTCTGGGACATGCGCCTGAAAGCCGATAGCACGAGCCGCATCACCCTGCCCAAATCCTGGGGGGCTGCGATCATCGTGCTACAGGGCACAATTCAGGTGAACGACCAGCAAATCGCCCGCGAGGCGCAGATGGTCCTGCTGGGTGATGAGGGCGAAGAGGTCGTGATCGAGAGCAATAACGACGCGAAACTCCTGCTGCTGTCCGGGGAACCCATCGACGAGCCGGTGGTCGGCCACGGCCCCTTTGTCATGAACAGCCGCGACGAAATCATGCAGGCCATCCAGGACTTCAACAGCGGCAATTTCGGCCAAATGCCTGCCTAG
- a CDS encoding DNA polymerase III subunit chi, with protein METRFYHLQLKTLEQVLPQLLAISLDRDWRAVVMVGSPDRAEALNSHLWTYDDRGFLPHGSAQDGHADLQPIWLTDQDENPNNANVLFLADGANSENLTGFDLVCRLFDGNDEAAVKTARQHWKAQSDAGHKLTYWQQTDEGRWVKKAEANSGE; from the coding sequence ATGGAGACCCGCTTTTACCATCTGCAACTCAAGACCCTGGAACAGGTGTTGCCGCAACTGCTGGCAATTTCGCTGGACCGGGACTGGCGTGCGGTGGTGATGGTCGGGTCTCCCGATCGGGCAGAGGCATTGAACAGCCACCTCTGGACCTATGACGACCGGGGTTTCCTGCCCCATGGTTCGGCCCAGGATGGTCATGCGGACCTGCAACCCATCTGGCTGACCGATCAGGATGAGAATCCCAACAACGCGAATGTCCTCTTCCTCGCGGACGGGGCGAACAGCGAAAACCTGACCGGCTTCGATCTCGTCTGCCGCCTGTTCGACGGCAATGACGAGGCCGCCGTCAAAACCGCCCGCCAGCATTGGAAGGCCCAAAGCGACGCCGGTCACAAGCTGACCTATTGGCAGCAGACCGACGAAGGCCGCTGGGTCAAAAAAGCCGAAGCCAATAGCGGTGAATAA
- a CDS encoding leucyl aminopeptidase — MKIKFAKEVTEATGALVVGVEEGLKLTATAQTVDEATNGAISRALKGGDFEGKADQFLEILAPANSDHSRVILAGLGKAEQALDWQNLGGGIAAEVLTKGDKDVSIALDADGEESAHVALGFRLRSYHFDKYKSKDKPGDKIKLKKLTVVTHQDNQADDLFDGLDAVAEGVFLTRDLVSEPPNVLYPESYAKQVKELEKLGLEVDVLGEKEMAKLGMGALLGVGQGSVRESQLVVIKWTGAAKTKAPLAFVGKGVTFDTGGISLKPGPGMEDMKFDMGGSGVVVGLMRALAGRKAKVNAVGVIGLVENMPDGNAQRPGDIVTSMSGQTIEILNTDAEGRLVLADALWYTQDKFKPQLMIDLATLTGAMMVALGEDHAGFFTNDDGIAKKLDAAGAETGDKVWRMPLHDNYDKLLKSDVADMKNIGGKFAGSITAAQFLQRFVNKTPWAHIDIAGTTWSTKDSSTAVKGATGYGVKLLNAFVADNYED, encoded by the coding sequence ATGAAAATCAAATTTGCAAAGGAAGTCACGGAAGCCACTGGCGCGCTGGTTGTCGGCGTGGAGGAAGGCCTGAAGCTGACCGCGACGGCGCAAACCGTGGATGAAGCCACCAACGGTGCCATTTCCAGAGCGCTGAAGGGCGGTGATTTCGAAGGTAAGGCGGATCAGTTCCTGGAAATTCTTGCCCCTGCAAACAGTGACCACAGCCGTGTCATCCTGGCAGGTCTGGGCAAGGCGGAACAGGCGCTGGACTGGCAAAACCTGGGCGGCGGTATCGCCGCAGAGGTTCTGACCAAAGGGGACAAGGACGTTTCCATCGCGCTGGATGCAGATGGTGAAGAATCGGCGCATGTCGCGCTTGGGTTCCGCCTGCGCAGCTACCACTTTGACAAATATAAATCCAAGGATAAACCGGGCGACAAGATCAAGCTGAAGAAGCTGACTGTGGTTACCCATCAGGACAATCAGGCCGATGATCTGTTCGATGGCCTGGATGCCGTTGCCGAGGGGGTTTTCCTGACCCGTGATCTGGTTTCCGAGCCGCCTAACGTTCTCTACCCGGAAAGCTATGCCAAACAGGTTAAGGAGCTGGAGAAGCTTGGCCTGGAGGTTGATGTCCTGGGCGAGAAGGAAATGGCCAAACTGGGCATGGGCGCACTGCTGGGCGTTGGCCAGGGGTCCGTTCGGGAAAGCCAGTTGGTGGTCATCAAATGGACCGGTGCCGCCAAGACCAAGGCCCCGTTGGCCTTTGTCGGCAAGGGCGTGACTTTCGACACGGGCGGGATTTCACTCAAACCCGGACCGGGCATGGAAGACATGAAGTTCGACATGGGCGGTTCCGGCGTGGTGGTCGGCCTGATGCGCGCGCTTGCAGGCCGCAAGGCCAAGGTCAATGCGGTCGGTGTGATCGGTCTGGTGGAAAACATGCCGGATGGCAATGCACAGCGTCCGGGCGATATCGTCACCTCCATGTCCGGCCAGACCATTGAAATCCTGAATACCGATGCCGAAGGCCGTCTGGTGCTGGCTGATGCGCTCTGGTACACGCAGGATAAGTTCAAGCCGCAGTTGATGATCGATCTGGCAACGCTGACCGGCGCCATGATGGTTGCCCTGGGCGAGGACCATGCCGGTTTCTTCACCAATGACGACGGAATTGCCAAAAAGCTCGACGCCGCAGGCGCAGAGACGGGTGACAAGGTCTGGCGCATGCCGCTGCATGACAACTATGACAAGCTGCTCAAGTCCGACGTGGCCGATATGAAGAATATCGGCGGCAAATTCGCCGGATCGATCACGGCGGCCCAGTTCCTGCAGCGATTCGTCAACAAGACGCCTTGGGCGCATATCGACATCGCCGGTACCACCTGGTCCACGAAAGACAGCTCTACTGCTGTCAAAGGGGCGACCGGCTATGGCGTGAAGTTGCTGAACGCCTTCGTAGCGGACAATTACGAAGACTAG
- a CDS encoding LptF/LptG family permease has translation MQKVTRYIAGQTAMVTIIATLAICLLITLVQSVKFIELIVNKGLPVSEFIRMSLLAAPRYLVFLVPVVVFGATLFTYNRMINDSELVVLRAAGFSRARLSLAGMIVAAVSTLFCYSLTLYLMPATQIELRSIIMQVRSEWGAALLKEGQFTTVGGDTTIYVKERKPNGELVNVFYHNTKDKLTIIAERGAIVDTEEGPRIVVVNGNKQSFKDGRLHVLRFDRSTLDLGMNKQVQKLRWAEPSERYLPDLLFPDMNNADDLDRKDTLIAEGHSRLATPILPMTLSAIALSIIMGGQFSRRGQLKQVLTAIGIMIALYVNHIWLSNMAARLPVLISALYANALLPLAIALYLIIRPRRLKKRGKPAVDTASAAAVQG, from the coding sequence GTGCAAAAAGTAACTCGCTATATCGCAGGGCAAACAGCGATGGTCACCATCATCGCAACGCTGGCCATCTGCTTGCTGATTACCCTTGTTCAGTCGGTGAAATTCATCGAACTGATTGTAAACAAGGGGCTGCCTGTCTCGGAATTCATACGCATGTCGCTTCTGGCCGCGCCGCGCTATCTGGTTTTCCTGGTGCCGGTTGTCGTCTTCGGGGCAACGCTTTTCACCTACAACCGGATGATCAACGACAGCGAACTGGTAGTTCTGCGCGCCGCCGGTTTCAGCCGGGCAAGACTGTCTCTGGCCGGCATGATTGTGGCTGCCGTCAGCACGCTGTTCTGCTACAGCCTGACGCTGTACCTTATGCCGGCAACTCAGATCGAATTACGGTCGATCATCATGCAGGTCCGCTCCGAATGGGGCGCGGCGTTGCTCAAGGAAGGGCAGTTCACCACCGTCGGCGGTGATACGACGATCTATGTGAAGGAACGCAAGCCAAATGGTGAATTGGTCAATGTGTTCTATCACAACACCAAGGACAAGCTGACCATCATTGCCGAACGGGGCGCCATCGTGGATACCGAAGAGGGACCGCGTATCGTCGTGGTGAACGGCAATAAACAGTCCTTCAAGGACGGCCGCCTGCACGTTCTGCGTTTCGACCGTTCTACCCTCGATCTTGGAATGAACAAACAGGTCCAGAAATTGCGCTGGGCGGAACCGTCTGAACGCTATTTGCCCGACCTGCTTTTTCCCGACATGAATAATGCCGACGACCTTGACCGGAAAGACACCCTGATTGCAGAGGGGCACAGCCGCCTGGCAACCCCAATCCTTCCGATGACCCTCTCGGCCATTGCCCTTTCGATAATTATGGGCGGGCAGTTCAGCCGACGCGGCCAACTGAAACAGGTCCTGACTGCAATCGGCATAATGATCGCGCTTTATGTGAACCACATCTGGCTATCCAATATGGCCGCCCGCCTGCCGGTGCTGATTTCCGCCCTCTATGCCAACGCATTGTTGCCGCTGGCAATTGCACTCTATTTAATAATTCGGCCCCGACGCCTCAAGAAGCGGGGAAAACCGGCTGTCGATACTGCGTCCGCAGCGGCTGTACAAGGATAA